DNA sequence from the Cataglyphis hispanica isolate Lineage 1 chromosome 12, ULB_Chis1_1.0, whole genome shotgun sequence genome:
CGCCCAAGGGACTCGTCGTACCGGTGCTACGCagtgtagaaaataaaaattttgccgaGATCGAAATTGTTTTGGCCGCCTTAGGCGAGAAAGCTAGGAAAGGAAAAATTACCGTCGAGGACATGGACGGCGGTACTTTCACGATAAGCAACGGTGGTGTTTTCGGCTCGATGTTAGGAACTCCCATCATTAATCCGCCTCAGAGTGCGATTCTTGGTATGCATGCCGTCTTCGATAGACCAGTCGTCGTTAAGGGACAGGTAAAGTTCAACAAAATCCTTATTAAGAttcgtcaatttttaatatccataattataatttccattgcaaaattattgttaattaataaacattttatattcctaGATTGTCATTAAACCAATGATGTATGTAGCTTTGACATATGATCATCGACTGATCGATGGACGCGAGGCTGTGTTCTTCCTAAGAAAGATCAAAGAAGCTATAGAAGATCCTAGGATTATCTTGGCTGGCCTTTAATAACTTGGAATACACGTTTGTCGCGCATGtgttgacaatttttataatcaccgTAAAAAAGTAAGAGCGCGACAGTCTGTAAAAATTTTCGGCAGGGAATCTTCCCGCTTCGGAAACCTTATTATTGGAGCGTTAAGAAACGTCTCGACATTTCTTTTCGAATCTATCAATCTCTATAAGCTGTACGGGATGATGTGGCAAGTGCAGTCATAAATAACGATAAGCATGCTAGTCCTATgtctataattttgaattcttATAATGGAAGTATAATGAGTCGCTTTTACTTTGGCTATTGAACGATTTTTGCTATCGGAATTTTTCGATACAATGATCGCTCAATATGATTTCATAATATCGTTAGTCATGTTTTACGCACGAAATGTCGCGGTACCacgaacatatttttattctctccgTACGCATCATGCTTAATTTGGTAGAGATGTGAGCGCAAACGGAAATCGAGCTAAGAAGTACTTTATTAGATGTAGATCCAAAGCTAAAATAAAGTCTCACCAATCTAAATGTTTAGCATTGTTGAATTGCGACCATAAGTATATACGCGacttaataaatctttaaaaatttcacggtgatattgtataattttgtacattaCTTGTACATTATATCGAATATCTCCGGATCTATTCATCGGAAACTTTTCTGCATTTTAAGGAAAGCGGAATATTAGCGATCTTGTACAgatcaaaattgtttttaaataaaagaaagaaaatcaaCATAGGATGTTTTGTAGCATAAAGTGTGGGGCATTTAACGATATATTAACGGATACACTGCCAAAATctgtatgaattttttaaaatatcattaaattgaaataaaaacctGCACGAATAAAGATATGCAGATATCGATAACAACATCTGTCATTGATACAGTATGCAATATTCTTgactatgtatttatattgtcaATATATTCAATGAATTGTGAAAATATGTGCGAATATCTTTGGTCTTGTTGTAAAATACgttgtatattattcaatattctgTGTATTAATGACGAATCGCGTATAAAGCAcactgattaaatattttatgtgagtTTTGTATCATTTCAATAGTAtcaggattaaaaaaaatttttgaacattgctaataataaatagttaatacATCATGCAACACTAACATTGTGATTAAACTTCTTTAACGAAAATTCCTTATATATCAGAAAGTCATTTTGGAATGTAATCTTAGAAACGAGGAAAGATttgaataattgttatatttcttaaagcaTTTGTTCTAGTGTctggaaattaaatatattttattctattatatttttctagtaaaagaagaattttattaagtgaATCAGAAAGAAAGTTTctgtttgaatatttattttatccgcAATCGAGATTCGCTATCGATCGGAACGAAATGGTGAGAAAATCGATATCCTCTTATCGACAGCGCACAGTCGAATTCTGGCGAATGACTTCGCCCTTTCGGGAAACAGTCAAGCGTTGAAGAAAAATGGTGAGTtcgtcaaaatttaaaaaatctattattatttattgctataaaGCAATGTTTCCGTTATTTAGcacgatgaaaaatatattattgctgctaatgttaaatttttttgcatatacattattttatacttttttaggTTATTATCATCTTTCAAATGTtagtttattttcaaatttttatataaaagatgtttgtgtaataaattaatttcgttcgtaaaacaaatatttctcgtcatataataaattaatgtttattagcAATAGTTGCTATAAACACTTATTGttcgaaagaatattttataattttcctcaaataatttaatatatatattattattgatatatacacGGAATTTTGTGttgtactatttttaaatacgataaatgtaataaaattttaacaggGTCAAAACCAATCTGGTAGTGGTGGTAGTGGAGGGGATAAAAAGGATGACAAggataagaagaagaaatacgAACCACCAATTCCCACGAGAGTgggtaaaaaaaagagacgtaCTAAAGGACCAGATGCAGCTCTGAAACTGCCTCAAGTAACTCCTCACACACGTTGTAGACTGAAACTATTGAAGCTGGAACGCATAAAAGATTATCTATTGATGGAGGAAGAATTCATCAGGAATCAGGAACGCTTAAAGCcacaagaagaaaaaaacgaaGAGGAAAGATCGAAAGTGGATGATCTTCGTGGAACACCAATGTCTGTTGGAACATtggaagaaataatagatGACAATCATGCAATAGTATCCACTTCAGTTGGTTCTGAGCATTATGTGTCCATCTTGTCATTTGTGGATAAAGATCAATTGGAACCTGGTTGTTCTGTGTTACTGAATCATAAAGTTCATGCTGTTGTTGGTGTGTTAGGAGATGATACAGATCCTATGGTTACAGTAATGAAGCTTGAAAAGGCTCCTCAGGAGACCTACACTGATATTGgaggtatattatatacatttatctatACTCTGATAAatctgcaattaatattttattaaaattgttgagacattcatgatttttaatttgaagttcttagaaataatatagagaCTTTcagctaaattttttaaataaaaatttaacttaaaatttaaatatagaaaacataaattttttaagaaaagatcTGCATTTGAAACAAGTTAAATGTAAGAATATCAaagaataattgtatatataattattttcaggtCTTGATACTCAAATTCAAGAGATTAAAGAATCTGTAGAATTACCATTAACCCATCCAGAATATTATGAGGAAATGGGTATTAAGCCTCCAAAGGGTGTGATACTTTATGGACCACCTGGAACAGGAAAGACACTGCTTGCCAAGGCTGTAGCTAATCAAACATCAGCTACATTTTTGAGAGTTGTTGGTTCTGaacttatacaaaaatatctagGTGATGGCCCAAAACTTGTGAGAGAACTCTTCCGAGTTGCTGAAGAGCATGCTCCCTCTATTGTCTTTATAGATGAGATAGATGCTGTAGGAACAAAGAGATATGATAGTAATAGTGGTGGCGAAAGAGAGATTCAGAGAACTATGTTGGAATTGCTTAATCAACTTGATGGTATGTTAACTTCTAGtacaaaatagataaatttttttttaagtatatatttatataatattaaacaaatatttttgattatcagGTTTTGATAGCAGAGGCGATGTGAAAGTGGTTATGGCAACTAATAGAATAGAGACCTTAGATCCTGCTTTAATCAGACCCGGTCGTAtcgatagaaaaatagaattccCTCTACCAGATGAAAAGACCAAAAGACGAATCTTCAATATTCACACGAGCAGAATGACTTTGGCACCTGATGTCAATCTTGCAGAGTTAATCATGGCAAAAGATGATCTCTGGTGCAGATATCAAGGTAAGATATTCTATCAAAAAGTTAATTGTATtatgtacaaatttattttttcattatttcattgtttaatatataaaatgtttaggCAATATGTACCGAAGCTGGTTTAATGGCTCTACGTGAACGTCGTATGAAAGTTACTAGCGACGATTTCAAGAAGTCTAAAGAAAGTGTACTGTATCGAAAGAAAGAAGGTTCTCCTGaaggattatatttataaaaacattcgtTATTAATGGTTTTCTGTATGATTGAGTCCATAATTACTCAAacttctaaataaaaatttatatagggaaattaatttttataataatgtatttacaaaaagtattacatagttttaataatattttttttatttaaccaatattatttgttataaatgctAAAATCTGTCtactttaaagaattaaatagttaaattaGTTCCAATGCctgatttatttaagattggTTCAAAATATTCGTGTAGCCTATTTATTACTGTTTTAGAATGTATCCTCTGATTATTTAGGATTtcagaaaattgaatattctcATATGTATTGCAAGTTTCGTTTTGTGATTCCACACTGCATATCCAACATGCACCTCGTCTAGTTTTATCGAGAACAGTGGCTACATCCGCAGGATGTTTTAAAGTAGGTGATAAAATAGTAGCCAGACTTTTGCATTTTCCCAATTTAAAAGCTGTCTCAAAACCATCTTTATAACCTATGTCAAATCCTTCTTGTAGTACAGAATCCGTTCCGTCTTGTATTCCTTCTCTATAACCagtctaaaaaaatgtttaaatatagaaaaacaatattataatgcagACACAAGTATTAAGTCATGATTTATATAACCTCAATACGTGAATAGTCAAAAATTTTACGTACCTTGACAGCACCATCCATAATGCGTTCCCAACATTTTGAAGCGATGTATAAAGAATCGTCATCTTCTGTCGAATATGAATCATTTCcttccatttttattaaatcttccattttttataatcatgtaTCGTTacttatgattatttaattaataacgttttaacataaacattttattttatataatttcgcaaCCATTCATATTTGACAatgagtttatataaattattttctttattttgacgTGAGGAATACGCCCTAGATGTTTGTCCAAGtatttcgtatttattttcGTAACACCCTGCGATTGTAAACCACACTCCGCGTGACACTCCTTCCAAATCCAAGCTCAAATCGCAAGTACTAAGTGCACGCGATCATATGTAAAGATCAAAGATTTGAACTTTGGAATACTTTACAgctaaatattaaagcaacaataaaattttttgaaaatgaaaaaaaatatataaatcatgcttttcgaaaatattataagacaattattattaaaccgAAAAATCAACGAAAAAACTGTGAGATACTTATGGAAGATttgtatgatattaaaaaaaaaccccTGAAATATGAGAGATTTTTTCTACTGCAGCAAATGATGAGCAATTATTCGCCTTaatgctgaaaatttttataaaatcggaGAATAAATTTAGACAGATAACGAAAACAagaatattagattatataggatatattatataagactCTAAAGAATACGATCGATGCAAACAAATCGGAGCAAGATAACAAGGAGATAAGATTGCGAAAGTgcgtgataaattatttaacaaaaattgtttggAATTTGCGATTGAATTGAAAAAGACGATACTGGTAGTGGAGAAGccgttttttttcatatattatcttGCGATGCCGTTGAATCGAATATTCTTAGGAATTGCTTTTCAATTCGAAGTAACTGGTGCGACTAGTTCCGTATGCGAAGTTCTTTTTAAAATCCATCGCGATCAGTTCCTGTGCGTAATAATGTGGCTGTGgtctacaaattatttattccgaATTGAGAGTCGAGATAGATGTTTTTGTAGACCACAGccgcattattattttgacattagCAATGACAATAACTCGTAGCAACTTTTTGATCAACTTACTACTAAAATTACAGCCTGGACAAAGCCCTGCTTTAGTTCAATTGATCGTAACATGATATGAAAATGGAGAATTAAACAACGCATTGTTGCAGATATAATAGCATATTAATGACGATAGCTTAGACAAAATAATCTAACATTGTGTAATGATAATGTAGAtaagttagaaaaaaataggattaggTCCGCGCGCAAAGGATGATTTTCTTTTCGCACAAGACTtgcagaatattattaaaaataaaacaaaataataaagatgtaaaaaaatcatctgaaatatatttcaacaatcacgatattttccaaaaaatcgtgatattattaatgaataccTTTATCAGCGCATTTGTATGTTATCGAATCTAAGAATGATATGATATGAGTTAAAAAAGAAGTTTCAGAATTAACATGCATTATTgacgagaataaataaatacaacagGAAATGGAATTCTTCAATGAACTTGTCAAGAAAGACAAtactctataataataatttgcccGATTTGCCGATATTATCGCGCTAAGATTTTCCAAATACATTTGGCTTATTTGCACAAGTGAGATCTATATGTTATTGGagcatgaatataatattctattttcaaaaaaatctaattttaacgcataaaagaattgtatcaatttaatcttttcggtataaaattttttatattagctgtatatatattgaaaaaaattgtagaaaaatttcttgcaaatacaaataaattttttatctacttaTAGATAGTATAagggattttataaaatatatcattttttataaaattttataaaatataaaattctatatatgctGAAGATTTCttgtaaattctaattttttcttgcatctgcaagtttaattaaaatgtaagttTACTGTAATATATCTGCCatccttttatttatatatatatgttagaaaTTGTAATGTATGTTGTAAACGCCTATCTATAATGCAAGAGCAATTAATAGAAAACTgttaggaatttttttatatataaaaaaatatttttgttattaatgctATATGTAGATATTATGCTGAAcgaattttaacattatattaactatatttttacttatactctatgtgatataaataactcttttaaaaaaaaaaattatattgtacattaaaacttgaagatttaaaagaacagaaaataatctataacaaaatattaaaatatttatctggcACTATTCAAAATAAGTTGGAATCCGACCTGTTTTATTATCAGATGCTTATAATCTTTGTTTCTATAATAGTTTGTACATTTCCATAATAATGTACTCACTTATCAATATAGTggcatcaataaaaatatataaagataatttttg
Encoded proteins:
- the LOC126853685 gene encoding LOW QUALITY PROTEIN: 26S proteasome regulatory subunit 4-like (The sequence of the model RefSeq protein was modified relative to this genomic sequence to represent the inferred CDS: inserted 2 bases in 1 codon); translation: MGQNQSGSGGSGGDKKDDKDKKKKYEPPIPTRVGKKKRRTKGPDAALKLPQVTPHTRCRLKLLKLERIKDYLLMEEEFIRNQERLKPQEEKNEEERSKVDDLRGTPMSVGTLEEIIDDNHAIVSTSVGSEHYVSILSFVDKDQLEPGCSVLLNHKVHAVVGVLGDDTDPMVTVMKLEKAPQETYTDIGGLDTQIQEIKESVELPLTHPEYYEEMGIKPPKGVILYGPPGTGKTLLAKAVANQTSATFLRVVGSELIQKYLGDGPKLVRELFRVAEEHAPSIVFIDEIDAVGTKRYDSNSGGEREIQRTMLELLNQLDGFDSRGDVKVVMATNRIETLDPALIRPGRIDRKIEFPLPDEKTKRRIFNIHTSRMTLAPDVNLAELIMAKDDXSGADIKAICTEAGLMALRERRMKVTSDDFKKSKESVLYRKKEGSPEGLYL
- the LOC126853734 gene encoding uncharacterized protein LOC126853734 yields the protein MEDLIKMEGNDSYSTEDDDSLYIASKCWERIMDGAVKTGYREGIQDGTDSVLQEGFDIGYKDGFETAFKLGKCKSLATILSPTLKHPADVATVLDKTRRGACWICSVESQNETCNTYENIQFSEILNNQRIHSKTVINRLHEYFEPILNKSGIGTNLTI